TCTTGACCATGTGTTTAGAATGCCATACTGCGTACATATCATAGAAGGAGATAATGATGAGGAGCAGAGAAACGCCCATCAACGAGAGGATTGGGACAAAAATTGCTGCAAGGCCGCCATACATGAAAATCTCTGTGAGATTATGGATATAGATATTCGGCCTTAGGATTTTCCAGAGGGCAAGGATGAGCGCCAAGAAGAACGCTGCTGCGTCAGATATGAATGCGCCAAATGCAATGCCAAGTGTGATGAATGCGCTGAGGAAAAACCATACCTTCCAGAGGAAAAATTTCTGGATCCTTATGATGAACAGGATGAGGATTGTACCAACAAGTATTGCTGCTAAGATATAGTACACCGATGCACTTTCTTCTACATCCGGCCTTTCTATATCATACGGAAGCGCGGTGAAGGTAACGTTTTCAACAGGGCCGGGCACAGTATGGTCTATATAGAGATTGACTACAGTAAGCCCCATCAGCTGGGAGAGAAAGAAGATCACGGCAAGGAGGATGATGACACGAAGGTCGTGCTTCATTGGGTATTGCACAGCCCATTATTATATAAAGGTTTGTTTTATAACGTAGGACATAAGTGATTAATAAAAAATTGTTATGTCCTACGAATATAATAGAGGCAAAATAATATTAATAAGTTATGACCTCTATTATAGGTCAAGAATAGAGGATACTTCTCGTCGACAAGATGAAAAAGAAAAGGTATATATACTTCAGCATATTCTTAATCCTTATCATGAAACTCCGAGTTGGTTATCGGTGGCACTTGTAAATTGTTTGTTCTAGATAGCATTATTTTTAGGGTATCAAATGGTATGTGGCCATAGCCATTCTTCTTGCATGATTTGAATTGGGTTTAACGGAAAGTTGGTTTACGCTCTATCAAAAATTCGAGGTAGTTATCAAACCTATGGAGGCCAAAATGAAACTTCAAATAGCTGAGAAAGAGATTCCCTATCAGAGTGCTTTTGAATACTATAAATCGATAACAGACAATGGAAGAATCCCGGGGCTGTTGATGGAATCAAGGACCAGGAACCTTGCATATGGAAAACAGAGCATTGTTGCAGCGAATCTTGCGCTTAAGGTAAGCGGGAAGAATGAAGATGTGCATGTTGAAGCGCTGAATGGACAAGGTGTTGCTTTGCTGGAAGAGTTCTCGAGCGGGGATTTTCCATTTGCTGAGTCGTATACGCAGGGAGGGGGCTCTTTAGAAGTTCGGTTGAGGAAGGACCAGAATAAAAATCTATCAGAAGGAGGGCGAGTAAGGAAGACAAGCCAAGCTACTTTCCTGCGGCAGATTCTTGGCAAGTTCTCAACTGACAATAGATATGCGGGGGTGTATGGAGCATTTGCCTATGACTTTGTACGGAACTTTGAAGATATAGGCCATATGCATGATGGAGAGCCAGGAGATGACTTTACTCTTTATCTGCCCGGGGATATTTATGTCTTTAATGACATCAACGAAAGCGCGGTTCGGTATGGGGTGCAGATTGGAGGAAGCAAGGAGCCTTTCCACATTAATGACGTGAAGCCTGATGAAGGCGGAGGGTTTAGGGCAAGCATGGGCAGAGAAGAATATATGGAAAAGGCTGCGGTGATTGTGGATTATGTAAGGAACGGGAAATTTATGCAGTGTGTGTTGTCAAGATCTGTTTCCTTTCCTTTGATTGAGCATCCTATTGAGGGGTATGCGACGCTTAGGGAAAGCAATCCATCTCCCTATTGTTTTTTCTTCAGTTTTGGGGATGAGT
The Candidatus Nanoarchaeia archaeon genome window above contains:
- a CDS encoding presenilin family intramembrane aspartyl protease; protein product: MKHDLRVIILLAVIFFLSQLMGLTVVNLYIDHTVPGPVENVTFTALPYDIERPDVEESASVYYILAAILVGTILILFIIRIQKFFLWKVWFFLSAFITLGIAFGAFISDAAAFFLALILALWKILRPNIYIHNLTEIFMYGGLAAIFVPILSLMGVSLLLIIISFYDMYAVWHSKHMVKMAKFQAQANVFAGVVIPYTSAPRVSIKKKILQSHLGGEKVPRHLVRNAVVGGGDLGFPLLFSGVVMTQLMRLYSESAGFLLSLIIPLAATAALFLLLYYGRNDRFYPAMPFLTIGCFIGYVILLAAQAAI
- a CDS encoding anthranilate synthase component I family protein, which codes for MKLQIAEKEIPYQSAFEYYKSITDNGRIPGLLMESRTRNLAYGKQSIVAANLALKVSGKNEDVHVEALNGQGVALLEEFSSGDFPFAESYTQGGGSLEVRLRKDQNKNLSEGGRVRKTSQATFLRQILGKFSTDNRYAGVYGAFAYDFVRNFEDIGHMHDGEPGDDFTLYLPGDIYVFNDINESAVRYGVQIGGSKEPFHINDVKPDEGGGFRASMGREEYMEKAAVIVDYVRNGKFMQCVLSRSVSFPLIEHPIEGYATLRESNPSPYCFFFSFGDEFLYGSSPEIHAVVENRKLRVRPLAGTVRRFENPLEDALERIRLQTDSKELSEHTMLVDLARNEAYRLCTHDTVVVTDMYTVEEYPNLYHLASGVEGDLRQGMDCLDVLVTTIPAGTLSGAPKLEAMRVIEELEPERRQYYGGAVGYVTFNGELNTGIAIRFVHAKDGYSRVQGGAGIVADSIPEKEFQETCTKMMMPSRAQGYPIDVIRKVLEK